One genomic window of Methanosarcina acetivorans C2A includes the following:
- a CDS encoding A24 family peptidase: protein MRIILISLFLVLACYTDLRYRRVSNRSCFLMFVISVPFIVQLISVRYVITVGLIFLIIFFAFKKGCFGGGDAKSLILISLLFPDPVLIIWIMFISSVIVIVLFLLKRVGRDTQIPFMIPISVSFWVLVCC, encoded by the coding sequence ATGAGAATAATTCTTATTTCTCTGTTTTTGGTTCTGGCCTGTTATACGGATTTGAGATACAGAAGAGTAAGTAACAGATCCTGTTTTTTGATGTTTGTTATTAGTGTTCCTTTTATAGTGCAGTTGATTTCTGTCAGGTATGTTATTACAGTGGGTTTGATTTTCCTGATTATTTTTTTTGCGTTTAAAAAAGGATGTTTTGGGGGAGGGGATGCAAAAAGTTTGATTTTGATTTCGTTATTATTTCCGGACCCTGTTTTAATTATATGGATTATGTTTATTTCTTCTGTTATTGTAATTGTACTTTTTTTGTTAAAAAGAGTAGGAAGAGATACCCAGATACCGTTTATGATACCTATTTCTGTTAGTTTCTGGGTTTTAGTTTGTTGTTAA
- a CDS encoding eIF2A-related protein, with amino-acid sequence MTVIINKLKNTKNSLPLLEFTLTKLWESRSDGMLTHEAYTRIGGTSGAIGQWANETYNSLNTEEKELARKIFTRLIHYGNGDFPDSRRRLPLESLAGESDEQAVHRLIKKLADAHILVTDCDLSKGTETVEIIHDSLLIEWKQLNKWISEHRGFLTWRQRLEDKMEEWNRKGDEGNLLRGAPLVEAKNWMEKNKRELQSDEIKYIEASSELEEKTRAEKEKARSLIIKGLAIFSIFILILAGVAAYQWYQTEQQKQLAESLSLSSKSTSISSFLQKNPKNRDKSILFAIESFQILKTVDADQLIRQGLLFIPHSVVVLKHDDWVNKTIFSPDGKYVATVSNEKAQIWDLSTEETIDVISHNGSVRDVNFSPDGKYVATASRDKTSHIWNISTHKEIAVLNHNDELAKVFFSPNGKYIATMSYGSTAYVWNASTYEQIAVLKHADKVCDVELSPDGKYIATASQDNTSRLWDVTEAENITLKHTLKHNGSVLDVTFSPDGEKVATASQDKTACIWDVSTGKQITVLNHSNSVSKIIFSSDGKKVAMMISGNIACLWNSTGKQIDVMNHTDVMRDVAFSPDGEKVATASADRTSRLWNVSTGKEIAVLKHDYSIKKVFFSPDGKKVATASADETARLWDAYTGKEIAIMNHGKDVVDIAFSPDGKKVATASADNTSCIWDVYTEIPVLNHKDSVLNVEFSPDGVYVATASQDNTARVWDAYTGEEISVLKHDAGINKAVFNRDGKYVATASQDNTARVWNTSTGKDITLKHGGGVLDVAFSPDGKYVATASQDNTARVWNWNAPTGENITLKHEGWVNKIVFSPDGKYVATASADNTARIWSASTGKQIDVISHDGSVQDVEFSSDGKYVATASDDNTAKVWNWNTSTRKNITLKHTLNHSNKVHDVAFSPDGKKVATASWDKNARIWNLSISNDFTNLSHDDYVSRVEFSSDGKFIATTSYGETAFIWDASTGDKIAAISHDGVVNDVVFSPNGKYIATASDDNTAKVCLCNIEDLINETKNCLDRNLTQEELKEYMDNESYHDQETFPNLL; translated from the coding sequence TTGACAGTAATAATAAATAAACTGAAAAACACAAAAAACTCTCTTCCCCTGCTTGAGTTTACCCTTACTAAACTCTGGGAGTCCAGATCAGACGGGATGCTAACTCATGAAGCCTATACAAGAATTGGTGGTACTTCAGGAGCTATCGGGCAGTGGGCTAATGAGACATATAACAGTCTGAACACAGAAGAAAAAGAATTAGCCCGGAAGATTTTTACCCGCCTGATCCACTACGGAAATGGAGATTTTCCGGACTCTCGCCGCCGTCTGCCGCTGGAAAGTTTAGCTGGAGAGAGTGATGAACAAGCCGTTCATCGATTAATTAAAAAGCTTGCTGATGCCCATATTCTTGTCACAGACTGCGATTTAAGCAAAGGAACCGAAACAGTAGAGATAATTCATGATTCCTTGCTAATAGAATGGAAGCAGTTGAATAAGTGGATAAGTGAGCATCGTGGTTTTCTAACATGGAGACAGCGTCTTGAAGACAAAATGGAGGAATGGAATAGAAAAGGAGACGAAGGTAACCTTCTGCGTGGAGCTCCCCTGGTAGAAGCAAAAAATTGGATGGAAAAAAACAAACGTGAATTACAGTCAGATGAGATTAAATATATAGAGGCAAGTTCTGAACTGGAAGAAAAAACACGAGCAGAAAAAGAAAAGGCAAGAAGCCTAATTATTAAAGGACTTGCAATCTTCTCTATTTTTATTTTAATTTTAGCAGGAGTTGCAGCATATCAATGGTATCAGACCGAGCAGCAAAAACAGCTAGCTGAAAGTTTGTCTTTAAGTTCAAAATCCACTTCAATCTCCTCTTTTCTTCAGAAGAATCCTAAAAATAGAGATAAAAGTATTCTTTTTGCCATTGAATCATTTCAAATTCTCAAAACTGTTGATGCTGATCAGTTAATACGCCAGGGGTTACTATTCATACCTCATAGTGTTGTGGTTCTGAAACATGATGATTGGGTAAATAAAACCATCTTTAGTCCAGATGGAAAATATGTAGCTACCGTTAGTAACGAAAAAGCGCAGATATGGGATTTATCTACAGAAGAAACAATTGACGTCATAAGCCATAATGGTAGTGTGCGTGATGTTAATTTCAGTCCTGATGGAAAATACGTTGCAACGGCCAGTAGAGACAAGACATCACATATATGGAATATATCCACGCATAAAGAAATTGCTGTTCTGAATCATAATGATGAGCTAGCAAAAGTTTTTTTCAGTCCCAATGGAAAATATATTGCAACGATGAGTTATGGCAGTACAGCATATGTATGGAATGCGTCTACATATGAACAAATTGCTGTTCTGAAACATGCCGATAAGGTATGTGATGTTGAATTAAGTCCCGATGGAAAATACATTGCAACGGCGAGTCAGGACAATACATCACGTTTGTGGGATGTAACTGAAGCTGAAAATATTACTCTAAAACATACTCTGAAACATAATGGCAGTGTGCTTGATGTTACATTCAGTCCCGATGGAGAAAAAGTAGCAACGGCAAGTCAGGACAAAACAGCATGTATATGGGATGTATCCACAGGGAAACAAATTACTGTTCTGAACCACAGCAATTCTGTATCAAAAATTATATTCAGCTCCGATGGAAAAAAAGTAGCAATGATGATTTCTGGCAATATAGCATGTTTATGGAATTCTACAGGAAAACAAATTGATGTCATGAACCATACCGATGTGATGCGTGATGTCGCATTCAGTCCGGATGGAGAAAAAGTAGCAACCGCGAGTGCTGACAGAACATCACGTTTGTGGAATGTATCTACAGGTAAAGAAATTGCTGTTCTGAAACACGATTATTCAATTAAAAAAGTTTTTTTCAGCCCTGATGGAAAAAAAGTAGCAACCGCGAGTGCTGACGAAACTGCACGTTTATGGGATGCATATACGGGTAAAGAAATTGCTATCATGAACCATGGCAAGGATGTTGTTGATATAGCATTTAGCCCTGATGGAAAAAAAGTAGCAACTGCAAGTGCTGACAATACATCATGTATATGGGATGTATATACAGAAATTCCTGTTTTGAATCATAAAGATTCGGTGTTAAACGTTGAGTTTAGTCCTGATGGAGTATACGTTGCAACGGCGAGTCAGGACAATACTGCAAGAGTATGGGACGCATATACAGGTGAGGAAATTTCTGTCCTTAAACATGATGCCGGAATAAACAAAGCTGTATTCAACCGTGATGGGAAATATGTTGCAACGGCGAGTCAGGACAATACTGCAAGAGTATGGAATACGTCTACAGGCAAAGATATTACTCTAAAACATGGGGGTGGGGTTCTTGATGTGGCATTCAGTCCGGATGGAAAATATGTTGCAACAGCGAGTCAGGACAATACTGCAAGAGTATGGAATTGGAATGCACCTACAGGTGAAAATATCACTTTGAAACATGAAGGTTGGGTAAATAAAATTGTATTCAGTCCTGATGGGAAATATGTTGCAACTGCAAGTGCTGACAATACTGCAAGGATATGGAGTGCATCTACAGGAAAACAAATTGATGTCATAAGCCATGATGGTAGTGTGCAAGATGTTGAATTCAGTTCTGATGGTAAGTATGTCGCAACGGCGAGTGATGACAACACTGCAAAGGTATGGAATTGGAATACATCTACAAGAAAAAATATTACTCTAAAGCATACTCTGAACCACAGTAACAAGGTGCATGATGTTGCATTCAGTCCAGATGGAAAAAAAGTAGCAACTGCGAGTTGGGACAAAAATGCAAGGATATGGAATTTATCGATAAGTAATGATTTTACAAATCTATCCCATGACGATTATGTATCCAGAGTCGAGTTCAGTTCTGATGGGAAATTCATTGCAACTACGAGTTATGGAGAAACAGCATTTATATGGGACGCATCTACAGGCGACAAAATTGCTGCCATTAGCCACGATGGAGTGGTAAATGATGTTGTATTCAGCCCCAATGGAAAATACATTGCAACGGCGAGTGATGACAATACTGCAAAGGTGTGTCTGTGTAATATAGAAGATCTGATAAACGAAACGAAGAACTGTTTAGACCGAAATCTTACACAAGAGGAATTGAAAGAGTATATGGATAACGAATCATATCATGATCAAGAGACATTTCCAAATCTGTTATAA
- a CDS encoding site-specific integrase, producing the protein MLQKRTRYTTGEKALLLEEWAKLQEVIDNLEDEVMLKLAISTGIRREDLGYSAKHNSGIRISDITELSDGTGKMQFFEHKKNRIHEVPLSKEMMRLIKLLVNSRDKKEKFLITYSGRTCHRRLQEYCRKAGLEERPFHALRATCIKLCQKADWRVEEVAKLTGDTIAVIQEHYSTPTPGEMQDAIRKKAII; encoded by the coding sequence ATGCTTCAAAAAAGAACTCGCTACACAACCGGAGAAAAAGCTCTTCTCCTTGAAGAATGGGCTAAACTCCAAGAAGTAATAGATAACCTTGAAGATGAAGTCATGCTAAAGCTTGCAATTTCCACAGGAATCCGCAGAGAAGACTTAGGCTACAGTGCCAAACACAATTCAGGAATCAGAATTTCAGATATTACTGAGTTATCAGACGGCACCGGAAAGATGCAGTTCTTTGAACACAAGAAAAACAGAATTCACGAAGTTCCTCTCTCTAAAGAGATGATGAGACTTATCAAACTTCTTGTAAATTCTCGCGATAAAAAAGAAAAGTTCTTGATTACGTATTCTGGGAGAACTTGCCATAGAAGACTACAAGAATATTGTAGGAAGGCAGGCCTTGAAGAAAGACCGTTCCACGCTTTGAGAGCCACTTGTATTAAGCTCTGTCAGAAAGCTGATTGGAGAGTTGAAGAGGTGGCTAAGTTGACAGGGGATACTATTGCAGTTATTCAAGAGCATTATAGTACGCCTACACCTGGGGAAATGCAGGATGCAATAAGGAAGAAGGCGATAATATGA
- the istA gene encoding IS21-like element ISMac9 family transposase → MLKKEDLFLIRDLSSQNLSISEIARQTGFDRKTVRKYLQLKTLPEPQKRPGRKSKLDPYKPYILKKLEEGSYTTARLYREIKEMGFDGGMTIVKDFVREVRPQQGVPAVFRYETKPGVQAQVDWAEMGTVEVDGKIKKLFCFNMILGYSRMKYVEFTLGIDTSTLIQCHLNAFEYFGGFTQEILYDNMKQVVIKRALKSSDSEWNSQFEDFFKCFGFIPRLCRPYRPQTKGKIENTVGYVKRDFFLGRRFTSLEDLNAQVHSWLERVNSTVHGTTYQIPLERFKEEKLIPLDQVPPYKVVHKETRKVSRDCYISFLGNKYSVPYRFAGRTAELQIFEGIFEVYVDYEKVCEHEILSGNCRVSRKKEHFQGLLSEILKENSKCKKELQIPLKFSGPEVEKRSLDIYETFSDGDFE, encoded by the coding sequence ATGCTGAAAAAGGAGGATTTATTCTTGATTCGAGATTTAAGTTCACAAAACTTGAGCATTAGTGAAATCGCCAGACAAACCGGTTTTGACAGGAAAACTGTGAGGAAATATCTCCAGCTGAAAACCTTACCTGAACCCCAGAAACGTCCCGGAAGAAAGAGCAAGCTTGATCCATATAAACCTTATATACTCAAAAAGCTTGAAGAAGGCTCCTACACTACTGCTCGGCTCTATCGGGAAATCAAAGAAATGGGTTTTGATGGAGGAATGACCATCGTCAAGGACTTTGTAAGAGAAGTCCGACCTCAGCAGGGAGTCCCTGCTGTATTCCGCTATGAAACAAAACCAGGTGTACAGGCTCAGGTTGACTGGGCAGAGATGGGAACAGTTGAGGTTGATGGAAAGATAAAGAAACTCTTTTGCTTCAACATGATTCTTGGATATTCCAGGATGAAATATGTTGAATTTACACTGGGCATAGACACTTCCACTCTTATCCAGTGTCATCTGAACGCCTTTGAGTACTTTGGAGGATTTACACAGGAGATTCTCTATGATAACATGAAACAGGTTGTTATCAAAAGAGCCTTAAAATCATCAGATTCTGAATGGAACTCACAGTTTGAGGATTTCTTCAAATGCTTTGGTTTTATTCCACGGTTATGCAGGCCTTACAGGCCTCAGACAAAAGGTAAAATTGAAAATACGGTAGGCTATGTCAAGAGGGATTTCTTCCTTGGAAGACGATTTACCTCTCTCGAAGACCTGAACGCCCAAGTTCACAGTTGGTTGGAAAGGGTAAATTCAACTGTCCACGGAACAACCTATCAAATCCCCCTTGAACGTTTTAAGGAGGAGAAACTGATCCCTCTGGATCAGGTTCCTCCTTACAAAGTTGTCCATAAGGAGACCAGAAAGGTCTCCAGAGACTGTTATATTTCGTTCCTTGGAAATAAGTATTCTGTTCCTTACAGGTTTGCAGGAAGAACTGCAGAGCTTCAGATTTTTGAAGGAATATTCGAGGTCTATGTTGATTATGAGAAGGTTTGTGAACATGAAATTCTTTCAGGTAATTGTAGGGTTTCCAGAAAAAAGGAACATTTTCAGGGCCTCCTGAGTGAGATTCTTAAAGAGAATTCAAAATGCAAGAAAGAATTACAGATTCCGTTGAAGTTCTCAGGTCCTGAAGTTGAAAAGAGGTCTCTTGACATCTATGAAACATTCAGTGACGGTGATTTTGAATGA
- a CDS encoding tyrosine-type recombinase/integrase, with protein MDILDDPKLKLWLSGYGEKPATQRNYMVAMKLYIEYIKKSPSEIIDEAKKDIREGKFIDERAIFTDLNLYAAHLRDREISPKSRAAYLAGVRSFYKYFYIDVPKVRAGSNKTLEINKPIPTKEDLQIVLSVSDPLTKAIVLTGVSSGLSKNEIQNLRIIEYKRGYDPETEICTLQLRREKTDTDFVTFLDPEATRAINAYLEFRGRKISHKDKMRDVQLKKQRITSDEGYLFIMQKISDDYLYTNDESLRKLSTNAFFDIYQSISVKVGMCAGGGNWNLIRSHNMRRYFNSALLNAGADSFFVEFLMGHTLDDTRAAYFRASPEKLREQYIKYIPYLAIQKELNVVESPEYKKLKSENEILARENVRATVENAEIIELREKIRKIEEVNRDIYELRKLLENSDAVKLMKKMEK; from the coding sequence ATGGATATTTTAGACGATCCTAAGCTTAAGTTATGGTTATCCGGGTATGGAGAGAAGCCTGCAACTCAAAGAAATTATATGGTTGCAATGAAACTTTACATTGAATATATAAAAAAATCTCCCTCTGAAATTATCGATGAAGCAAAGAAGGATATAAGAGAGGGCAAATTCATAGACGAACGAGCAATATTTACAGATCTTAATTTATATGCCGCGCATCTACGTGATAGAGAGATATCTCCAAAATCCAGGGCTGCATATTTAGCAGGAGTTAGAAGTTTTTACAAATATTTTTACATAGACGTGCCTAAGGTTAGGGCAGGGAGTAATAAAACTCTTGAGATAAATAAGCCTATACCTACTAAAGAAGACCTGCAAATAGTATTAAGTGTTTCAGATCCGCTAACAAAAGCTATAGTATTAACAGGGGTTTCGAGTGGATTATCGAAAAATGAGATTCAGAATTTACGAATCATTGAGTATAAGAGGGGATATGACCCTGAAACTGAAATTTGTACCTTACAGTTACGGAGAGAAAAGACTGATACGGATTTTGTAACTTTTTTAGATCCGGAGGCAACCAGGGCAATAAATGCATATTTAGAGTTTAGAGGAAGGAAAATATCTCATAAAGATAAAATGAGAGATGTACAACTAAAGAAGCAGCGTATAACAAGTGATGAAGGATATTTATTTATAATGCAGAAAATTTCAGATGATTATTTGTATACTAATGATGAATCTTTACGGAAGCTATCAACCAATGCGTTTTTTGATATTTACCAATCCATTTCAGTAAAAGTCGGGATGTGTGCAGGTGGGGGAAACTGGAATCTTATAAGAAGCCATAATATGAGAAGGTATTTTAATTCCGCGCTTTTGAATGCTGGGGCTGATTCTTTTTTTGTTGAGTTTCTTATGGGTCATACTCTGGATGATACCAGGGCTGCTTATTTTAGGGCATCACCTGAGAAGTTGAGAGAGCAGTATATAAAATATATTCCATACCTAGCAATTCAGAAAGAGTTGAATGTTGTTGAGAGTCCAGAGTATAAGAAATTGAAATCTGAGAATGAAATTCTAGCACGTGAAAATGTTAGGGCAACTGTAGAGAATGCTGAAATAATAGAACTAAGAGAAAAAATAAGAAAAATTGAAGAAGTGAACAGAGATATATATGAACTTCGGAAGCTACTAGAAAATTCTGATGCAGTAAAATTAATGAAAAAAATGGAGAAATGA
- a CDS encoding LamG-like jellyroll fold domain-containing protein has translation MNIINIVKKRFTGLLCGLVLCTVIFALACPVSSAAESKVKSNEDLAGERLIELQTKGTSNIEKAASKTQSEKGLYKYKIEDLNEEIEVSASLDSSTLVCGKTTTGQIKIKDLGKDHKLRDIRIRYSDLSGLPGVSDGYVKITHYNDAGIIDAVWLQEIKNDNGYAYIEDVPFSEVVIGGFVGTYTKSGTVTYPDSTIFSLGSTFDAENVNFIDATVTPTYTKDSPYDIPTDGLVGWWRFDEDSGTLVQDYSGNGNDGTASGMSFIEGKYNNAGSFDGVNDVVQITDSTTTVFTNNVTVLATIQRGNTGAFSTIIGKADELKYFRIESNNNLMVQLTFSDDSTTGELEDSALVIADMDKHFVGYTFSSDTGEVRFYVDGLLKKTYFGFTGKQIKDSISSISIGATGVSSTPFNGTIDNVMIYNKTLSDNEIKQIYYDNIKDLQLKTNSGSTYSNQIDESGEVSIPYDSEDNDISSLSAYVPDSVNIGGVTVNDYTDTVTPFNISAEVGYTENTTEIDEVLTDNTYEIYIRFVPGNDYSSGEVSYTAEANDILSSSLLSYELNTNDENAVLSYNSGTRTFTVTSSFIEGQTYNYKITCTNTGTVIPYLPSIDGFGDPRIEVYEAEGNDSYLIAASYNAIPRSDISVVSGFGSSIVLVSVGFTILAAAAIIGILRRVI, from the coding sequence ATGAATATAATAAACATAGTTAAGAAACGTTTTACTGGTCTTCTTTGTGGGCTAGTTCTTTGTACTGTAATTTTTGCTTTAGCTTGCCCTGTAAGTTCAGCAGCAGAAAGCAAAGTAAAGAGTAATGAAGATCTTGCAGGCGAACGCCTTATAGAACTTCAAACAAAAGGTACGTCTAACATCGAAAAAGCAGCGTCAAAAACACAATCAGAAAAAGGATTATATAAATACAAAATCGAAGACCTTAATGAGGAAATTGAAGTCTCGGCATCTCTTGACTCAAGTACTTTAGTTTGTGGGAAAACCACAACAGGGCAAATAAAAATAAAAGATTTGGGGAAAGATCACAAACTCAGGGATATCAGAATAAGGTACTCTGATCTCTCCGGGCTCCCTGGCGTTTCAGATGGGTATGTCAAAATAACACACTACAACGATGCTGGAATAATTGACGCAGTTTGGCTTCAGGAAATCAAAAATGATAATGGATACGCCTATATTGAAGATGTGCCTTTTTCCGAGGTTGTTATAGGTGGATTTGTTGGAACTTACACAAAATCAGGAACCGTAACATATCCGGATTCTACAATATTTAGCCTTGGCTCTACATTTGATGCTGAAAACGTGAATTTCATTGATGCAACTGTAACCCCCACATACACCAAAGATTCGCCTTATGATATTCCTACTGATGGTTTAGTAGGATGGTGGAGATTCGATGAAGATTCAGGAACTCTCGTACAGGACTATTCCGGAAATGGTAATGACGGTACTGCAAGCGGTATGAGTTTTATTGAAGGAAAATATAACAATGCTGGTAGTTTTGATGGTGTTAATGATGTTGTCCAAATAACAGATTCAACTACTACAGTGTTTACAAATAATGTAACGGTGTTAGCAACTATACAGCGCGGGAACACTGGAGCATTTTCAACTATCATAGGAAAAGCAGATGAACTGAAATATTTTAGGATTGAATCAAACAATAACCTGATGGTACAGCTAACTTTTAGCGACGATTCAACAACAGGAGAACTAGAAGATTCTGCATTAGTTATAGCAGATATGGATAAACATTTCGTAGGATATACTTTTTCTAGTGATACAGGGGAGGTCCGGTTTTATGTCGATGGTCTACTTAAAAAAACATATTTCGGGTTCACTGGTAAACAAATCAAAGATAGTATTTCCTCTATATCAATAGGTGCTACAGGGGTGAGTTCGACCCCCTTCAATGGTACTATCGATAACGTAATGATATATAATAAAACGCTTTCGGACAATGAAATAAAACAAATATATTACGACAATATAAAAGATCTCCAACTAAAAACAAATTCAGGAAGTACTTACAGCAATCAAATAGATGAATCGGGGGAAGTCTCGATCCCTTACGATTCAGAAGACAATGATATATCTTCTCTCTCGGCTTACGTTCCTGATTCTGTAAATATTGGAGGAGTAACAGTAAATGACTATACGGATACTGTGACACCTTTTAATATTTCTGCTGAAGTTGGTTATACTGAAAACACAACTGAAATAGATGAAGTACTAACAGACAACACTTACGAAATTTATATAAGGTTTGTACCCGGGAATGATTACTCAAGTGGTGAAGTTTCGTATACAGCAGAAGCAAACGATATCTTAAGCTCAAGTTTGTTAAGCTATGAACTCAACACAAATGATGAAAATGCTGTTTTAAGTTACAATTCAGGTACAAGAACCTTTACAGTTACTTCAAGTTTCATAGAAGGGCAGACATACAATTACAAAATAACCTGTACAAACACAGGTACGGTAATCCCATATCTTCCATCTATAGATGGGTTTGGAGACCCCAGAATTGAAGTCTATGAAGCTGAAGGAAACGATAGCTATCTTATTGCTGCATCATACAACGCAATTCCAAGGTCAGATATAAGTGTAGTTTCAGGATTTGGCAGTTCTATAGTTTTGGTATCTGTAGGGTTTACAATCCTTGCAGCAGCGGCAATAATTGGGATTCTCAGGAGGGTCATTTAA